One Prolixibacteraceae bacterium DNA segment encodes these proteins:
- a CDS encoding DNA/RNA non-specific endonuclease, whose protein sequence is MNKIVCFAIIILLASCKTSLKEGTEYFTKNPFKKTARHGMERVTKVGFKSIDQLIHSGEYVIKGGKKRFKILNKSGDELASVIKTSKEMRVNASWVSKGSKAHSLNALLNTKNLLPNTTYTANGAKYITDDLCRPLEASISSFAKANRVPRNANMQRKALYDAIGAAEAKHYQGGHMIANSLGGISEGINIVPQFEYVNKTTFWKVEKYVSEHRKSVKHYKVRNIYKGDSRIPYSQRITFEIRGKKHAYFIQNTQG, encoded by the coding sequence ATGAATAAAATAGTATGCTTCGCCATCATCATTCTGTTGGCCAGCTGTAAGACATCACTGAAAGAGGGAACGGAATATTTTACAAAGAATCCATTTAAGAAGACGGCTCGTCATGGGATGGAACGCGTCACGAAAGTGGGATTTAAATCGATAGACCAACTGATCCACTCCGGAGAGTATGTCATTAAAGGAGGCAAGAAACGCTTTAAAATTCTCAATAAGAGCGGGGATGAGCTCGCTTCGGTGATCAAAACGAGCAAAGAGATGCGGGTTAATGCTTCTTGGGTATCTAAAGGATCGAAAGCCCACTCCCTGAACGCTTTGTTAAATACCAAAAACCTGCTTCCTAACACTACCTATACGGCCAATGGAGCCAAATATATCACCGACGATCTATGTCGACCATTAGAGGCTTCGATCTCCTCTTTCGCGAAAGCCAATAGGGTCCCTAGAAACGCCAATATGCAACGCAAAGCTTTATACGATGCGATTGGTGCAGCGGAAGCAAAACATTACCAAGGGGGTCATATGATTGCCAATTCGTTGGGAGGGATTAGTGAAGGAATTAATATCGTCCCTCAATTTGAATATGTAAATAAAACAACCTTTTGGAAGGTGGAGAAGTATGTGTCGGAACATCGAAAATCGGTGAAACACTACAAAGTACGTAATATATATAAAGGGGACTCCAGAATCCCATACTCTCAAAGAATCACTTTTGAAATCAGAGGGAAAAAACACGCATACTTTATCCAAAATACTCAAGGCTGA